A window of Amycolatopsis australiensis contains these coding sequences:
- a CDS encoding TetR/AcrR family transcriptional regulator, which translates to MPRVPAGERRQEFVNAAVEVIAAHGIDGATTRRIAEQARAPLATLHYCYDSKEDLFADVFDFVAARFQSVLADSDPHAGLAVTARELLRGVIGCYFESHSFAATTLELFSWAQRQPENRGTGVYERAFDTMRTILRNADQEKQLTAEAIDDIIDVIAALADGFAINWLTRGGQTLADEQLNLVTSVLDSWLAARIGQAAAKRPRSRSRVKAASNRST; encoded by the coding sequence ATGCCACGCGTCCCGGCCGGCGAGCGGCGTCAGGAGTTCGTCAACGCGGCGGTGGAAGTCATCGCCGCCCATGGCATCGACGGCGCCACGACGCGACGGATCGCCGAACAGGCCCGAGCACCGCTCGCGACGCTGCACTACTGCTACGACTCCAAAGAGGACCTGTTCGCCGACGTCTTCGACTTCGTGGCCGCCCGGTTCCAAAGCGTCCTCGCCGACAGCGACCCGCACGCCGGCCTCGCCGTGACGGCCCGCGAGCTCCTGCGCGGGGTCATCGGCTGCTACTTCGAGTCGCACAGCTTCGCGGCGACGACACTGGAGCTGTTCAGCTGGGCGCAGCGGCAGCCGGAGAACCGCGGAACGGGGGTCTACGAGCGCGCGTTCGACACGATGCGCACCATCCTCCGCAACGCGGACCAGGAGAAGCAGCTCACCGCCGAAGCCATCGACGACATCATCGACGTCATCGCCGCCTTGGCGGACGGCTTCGCCATCAACTGGCTGACGCGGGGCGGGCAGACGCTGGCCGACGAGCAGCTGAACCTCGTCACGTCCGTGCTGGACAGCTGGCTCGCGGCCCGGATCGGGCAGGCGGCGGCGAAGCGGCCCAGGAGCCGGTCCAGGGTGAAGGCCGCCTCGAACCGATCGACCTGA
- a CDS encoding MFS transporter, producing the protein MGALLVILTNAVIFVVPPLLPVIEAQYHLATLARTTWVYTSLTLGGGAGFILLPRLADLRGDRHASVVASAFLTMGALVPAVGNSYPALLAGCFVMGFGGAAQLLPLGFLRRNLGQGGITVGVAVLVVATGIGIVAGMIGGGLIVQYLSLRSFFVILTVAFAVTTVASYVIVPHTPPAEPHGRIGVAGTVWMIGWVAAILLTLTQGLVWGAGALIPLVVGTVGGIFWVRVERKSATAVFDVALMKARSVTAACVCIALFAAVNAAYLLLVSDYAQVVPGALRPGDAYGLGLSALQTGWLMVPFAVTFLLGGALADRPVARGHGVPVLLAGAGVSAAGLAWLALAHDQQWHYLVGAAVMGLGCSVGYAAGFAMVQMAVPEEKAGMAAGVAGTFMAVGFAVGTALISADLSVAVVPVPGTGQAVAAADLYGSGYWLAVVLALLVVVPLVVSRARAPRHRLQPN; encoded by the coding sequence ATGGGCGCTCTGCTGGTCATCCTGACCAACGCGGTCATCTTCGTGGTGCCGCCGCTCCTGCCGGTCATCGAGGCGCAGTACCACCTCGCCACGCTCGCCCGGACGACCTGGGTCTACACCTCACTCACCCTCGGTGGGGGCGCCGGCTTCATCCTGCTGCCGCGGCTCGCGGATCTCCGCGGCGATCGCCACGCGTCCGTGGTCGCCTCCGCCTTCCTCACGATGGGCGCGCTCGTTCCCGCCGTGGGCAACTCCTACCCGGCCCTGCTGGCGGGCTGCTTCGTGATGGGGTTCGGGGGTGCCGCCCAGCTGCTTCCCCTCGGATTCCTCCGGCGGAACCTGGGCCAGGGCGGGATCACGGTGGGCGTGGCGGTTCTCGTCGTCGCCACCGGGATCGGCATCGTCGCCGGCATGATCGGCGGCGGCCTGATCGTGCAGTACCTGTCGCTGCGGAGCTTCTTCGTCATCCTGACCGTCGCGTTCGCCGTGACGACGGTCGCCTCGTACGTGATCGTTCCGCACACCCCGCCCGCCGAGCCCCACGGCCGCATCGGCGTGGCCGGCACGGTCTGGATGATCGGCTGGGTGGCGGCGATCCTGCTGACGCTGACACAGGGTCTGGTGTGGGGCGCCGGGGCGTTGATCCCGTTGGTCGTCGGCACCGTCGGCGGGATCTTCTGGGTGCGCGTCGAGCGGAAGTCGGCCACGGCGGTCTTCGACGTCGCCTTGATGAAGGCCCGGTCGGTGACCGCGGCGTGCGTGTGCATCGCGCTGTTCGCGGCGGTGAACGCGGCCTACCTGCTCCTGGTCAGCGATTACGCCCAGGTCGTCCCCGGGGCCCTTCGCCCGGGCGACGCCTACGGCCTGGGTCTGAGCGCCCTTCAGACGGGCTGGCTCATGGTGCCGTTCGCGGTGACGTTCCTGCTCGGCGGTGCCCTCGCGGATCGTCCGGTGGCCCGTGGGCACGGCGTGCCGGTGCTGCTGGCCGGTGCCGGGGTCAGCGCCGCGGGTCTCGCCTGGCTCGCCCTCGCTCACGACCAGCAGTGGCACTACCTCGTCGGCGCCGCCGTCATGGGCCTGGGCTGCAGCGTCGGCTACGCGGCCGGCTTCGCGATGGTGCAGATGGCGGTGCCCGAGGAAAAGGCCGGCATGGCCGCCGGCGTCGCCGGGACGTTCATGGCGGTGGGTTTCGCCGTCGGCACCGCCTTGATCAGCGCCGACCTCAGTGTCGCGGTCGTCCCCGTGCCCGGCACGGGGCAAGCGGTCGCCGCGGCGGACCTCTACGGCTCGGGCTACTGGCTCGCGGTCGTCCTGGCCCTGCTCGTGGTGGTGCCGCTCGTCGTCTCCCGCGCACGCGCCCCCCGTCACCGTCTTCAACCGAACTGA
- a CDS encoding transporter — MMALLFALADVWMIVAGFTCGWKFIRRYGNYLLGLEWIVVATSGTNFLLWSLLGGDEHSFMYFVAYFLDAFSRSVGITLILVLGLMRVTHRYKPSVATDIAAFALATAAGLYLQQFHRGFHAGPATFYVVVNAVTAVYLAYFVWRLWRVDAKGRAVATALATAAGLTIAVLYDFFPIPDDQYRTTFYTLALATWGTQLFIMFRAYRALHDHNVAIGIEPVRSVARA, encoded by the coding sequence ATGATGGCTCTGCTGTTCGCCCTGGCCGACGTCTGGATGATCGTCGCGGGCTTCACCTGTGGCTGGAAGTTCATCCGGCGCTACGGCAACTACCTGCTGGGTCTGGAATGGATCGTCGTCGCCACGTCCGGAACGAACTTCCTGCTGTGGTCCCTGCTCGGCGGCGACGAGCACAGCTTCATGTACTTCGTCGCGTATTTCCTGGACGCGTTTTCGCGGTCCGTCGGCATCACGCTCATCCTCGTGCTGGGCCTCATGCGGGTGACGCACCGCTACAAGCCGTCCGTGGCAACGGACATCGCCGCGTTCGCGCTCGCCACGGCGGCGGGACTGTACCTCCAGCAGTTCCACCGGGGATTCCACGCCGGCCCGGCCACCTTCTACGTCGTCGTCAACGCCGTCACGGCGGTCTACCTCGCCTACTTCGTGTGGCGGCTCTGGCGGGTCGACGCCAAGGGCCGGGCGGTGGCGACCGCGCTGGCGACCGCGGCGGGGTTGACCATCGCGGTCCTGTACGACTTCTTCCCGATTCCGGACGACCAGTACCGCACGACCTTCTACACCCTCGCGCTCGCCACGTGGGGAACCCAGCTGTTCATCATGTTCCGGGCCTACCGCGCCCTGCACGACCACAACGTCGCCATCGGAATCGAGCCCGTCCGCAGCGTGGCGCGGGCCTGA
- a CDS encoding NAD(P)/FAD-dependent oxidoreductase, protein MKTADVDYRTFSGWIDPPSDVRPPLTRSLDCDVAVIGGGLGGMSTALRLAERGRDVVVLESEFCGHGSSSRNAGQLASAPGGDIQLLNLFFRKKMPAMSRLTEHAALHVEDLIKRLGIDCDYEQTGNTFAAVSRGQMGRVRRVAKILRRSGTEVRLGTSEELGIPRGFVGGMRETEGGIMNPGKFTRGVRRGLLSSSARVFERTKVTDVVRDGARVVISTPRGEVRANRAVLATNAFMGEWKIAPRHLAVPLWVIEVETEPIAPERLDALGWTSRSGLVTQHNIMENYRLTPRNTIVFGVRRIERGQTFPLPAGTKSPDPGLVQELADAFATRFPSLADVAVDRAWGGWIAITPSWLPVAGRIGDNVFYSIACNGHGLGQAPYVGSLIADLIVDGERPEDLEVVWTRKPKFPRPVMMSPLGLRTIWAIDRFNDMINGSRRNAAKNSRPAA, encoded by the coding sequence ATGAAGACAGCCGACGTCGACTACCGCACCTTCAGCGGCTGGATCGACCCGCCGTCCGATGTCCGGCCGCCCTTGACCCGGAGCCTCGATTGCGACGTCGCGGTCATCGGCGGCGGACTGGGCGGCATGTCGACCGCGCTGCGTCTGGCCGAGCGGGGCCGGGACGTCGTGGTGCTGGAAAGCGAGTTCTGCGGCCACGGCTCCAGCTCGCGCAACGCCGGTCAGCTGGCGAGCGCGCCGGGCGGTGACATCCAGTTGCTGAACCTCTTCTTCCGCAAGAAGATGCCGGCGATGTCGCGCTTGACCGAGCACGCGGCGCTCCATGTCGAAGACCTCATCAAGCGTCTCGGCATCGACTGCGACTACGAGCAGACCGGCAACACGTTCGCCGCGGTGTCGCGCGGGCAGATGGGGCGGGTGCGTCGCGTGGCCAAGATCCTGCGCCGGTCCGGCACCGAGGTCCGGCTCGGCACGAGCGAGGAGCTCGGCATCCCCCGCGGCTTCGTCGGCGGCATGCGCGAAACCGAGGGCGGGATCATGAATCCCGGCAAGTTCACCCGCGGCGTGCGCCGGGGTCTGCTGTCGTCGTCCGCTCGCGTCTTCGAGCGGACGAAGGTGACGGACGTCGTCCGTGACGGCGCTCGCGTCGTCATCTCGACGCCCCGTGGTGAGGTCCGCGCGAACCGGGCCGTCCTGGCGACCAACGCCTTCATGGGCGAGTGGAAGATCGCGCCCCGGCACCTCGCGGTGCCCCTGTGGGTGATCGAGGTGGAAACCGAGCCGATCGCCCCGGAGCGCCTGGACGCGCTGGGCTGGACCAGCCGTTCCGGGCTCGTCACCCAGCACAACATCATGGAGAACTACCGCCTGACCCCGCGCAACACGATCGTGTTCGGCGTCCGGCGGATCGAGCGCGGCCAGACCTTCCCGCTCCCCGCGGGAACGAAATCTCCCGACCCAGGCCTCGTCCAGGAGCTCGCGGACGCCTTCGCGACGCGCTTCCCGAGCCTGGCCGACGTGGCCGTGGACCGTGCCTGGGGAGGCTGGATCGCCATCACGCCGTCGTGGCTCCCGGTCGCCGGCCGAATCGGCGACAACGTCTTCTACTCGATCGCGTGCAACGGCCACGGCCTCGGCCAAGCGCCGTACGTCGGATCCCTCATCGCCGACCTCATCGTCGACGGCGAGCGCCCCGAAGACCTGGAAGTAGTGTGGACGAGGAAGCCCAAGTTCCCCCGCCCGGTCATGATGAGCCCGCTGGGACTGCGCACCATCTGGGCCATCGACCGCTTCAACGACATGATCAACGGCAGCCGGCGGAACGCTGCGAAGAATTCGCGTCCGGCGGCTTGA
- a CDS encoding cupin domain-containing protein, with the protein MTEQQSQAPQARVVGPDEGRELPLFGRVAMSGAQTGGAFELIDFRGNAACPPPHIHREREECIHVIEGRFTFTIGMEEVEVVPGSWVFVPRGTRHGFTASPDARALILVTPAGLEDFFAELGGGLAAGTPTQELRASLKGRFDSIPA; encoded by the coding sequence ATGACCGAGCAACAGTCACAGGCCCCGCAGGCGCGGGTGGTGGGCCCGGACGAGGGCCGCGAACTGCCGCTGTTCGGCCGGGTGGCGATGAGCGGCGCCCAGACCGGTGGCGCCTTCGAGCTGATCGACTTCCGCGGCAACGCCGCCTGCCCGCCCCCGCACATCCACCGCGAGCGGGAGGAGTGCATCCACGTGATCGAGGGCCGGTTCACGTTCACGATCGGGATGGAGGAGGTCGAGGTGGTACCGGGAAGCTGGGTGTTCGTGCCGCGCGGAACGCGTCACGGCTTCACGGCGAGCCCCGACGCCCGCGCGCTGATCCTCGTCACCCCCGCCGGTCTCGAAGACTTCTTCGCCGAACTCGGCGGCGGCTTGGCGGCTGGGACGCCTACGCAGGAGTTGCGCGCGTCTCTCAAAGGTCGCTTCGACTCGATCCCCGCCTGA